One region of Alcanivorax sediminis genomic DNA includes:
- the gspJ gene encoding type II secretion system minor pseudopilin GspJ: MMNLRRSYGFTLLEMVVTIAIFAFIYVWAASFLSSALSGREQLTQSADKMERSQRAITFLTLDFEQLVSRPVRDPYGDPQPAIVGRDNYVEFTRLGWSNPFGLRKRSEMQRVIYTLEDGDLYRRYWPVLDTTVATQYQQDVLLKDVARFTVRYLDLTPEGDWQWLELWPDAALAAQPVWSQRLPKSIEIEIELENGDVIHRFYRTVVNPWA; encoded by the coding sequence ATGATGAATCTGAGGCGTTCTTACGGTTTCACACTGCTGGAAATGGTAGTCACTATTGCCATTTTTGCCTTTATCTATGTCTGGGCAGCGTCATTCCTGAGTAGCGCCCTGAGTGGCAGGGAGCAGCTCACTCAGAGTGCCGACAAAATGGAACGCAGCCAGCGTGCCATCACGTTCCTTACCCTGGATTTTGAACAGTTGGTCAGCCGCCCTGTACGGGATCCCTACGGCGACCCTCAGCCGGCCATTGTTGGCCGTGACAACTATGTGGAGTTCACCCGGCTTGGCTGGTCAAACCCCTTTGGGCTGCGCAAGCGTAGCGAAATGCAGCGGGTCATATACACGCTGGAAGATGGCGACTTGTACAGACGTTATTGGCCGGTCCTGGATACAACCGTCGCGACTCAATATCAACAGGATGTCCTTCTCAAGGATGTTGCCCGTTTTACGGTCCGCTACCTGGACCTGACTCCAGAAGGCGACTGGCAATGGCTCGAGCTTTGGCCTGACGCTGCGTTGGCAGCACAACCTGTCTGGTCTCAGCGCCTGCCGAAAAGTATCGAAATCGAGATTGAACTGGAGAACGGTGATGTGATCCACCGGTTCTATCGTACGGTGGTGAACCCGTGGGCATAA
- the gspK gene encoding type II secretion system minor pseudopilin GspK, whose amino-acid sequence MRYHQRGMALIIVLMLFAIIATLAMEILFRQNRFLNRADNLLQWDKRHQYAMAAEVVAQQGLIDDLQDDIKNSSQLDDCIEEKWAVQLPPTPYEDAFLSASVQDLQGRFNLNWLVAAEADGFTRQPDRVKELEQLLAVMLPEQSKASRLASEMADWLDSNNIVDEAEGAEDPEYRDRRTPNMPAAHESELRALLSFGATDMPEDPMLWGLLTALPPGTTLNVNTASQQVLDAVVGSMAGQEGTKAIMEARSEEPIASIDTVLALPAFAELEEDQKNALKARLGVASEYFQVMVDVEVDGQLSRLVTRLYRGGGEGEPTAVISRQVSPLLTPLEPACNPFYNAE is encoded by the coding sequence ATGCGATACCACCAACGCGGTATGGCGCTGATCATCGTGCTCATGCTGTTTGCGATCATTGCTACGTTGGCGATGGAAATTCTGTTCCGTCAGAATCGTTTCCTGAACCGTGCCGACAACCTGCTCCAGTGGGACAAGCGCCACCAGTACGCCATGGCCGCTGAAGTTGTGGCCCAGCAAGGCCTAATCGATGACTTGCAAGATGACATTAAAAACAGCTCGCAACTTGATGATTGCATTGAAGAAAAATGGGCCGTTCAGCTTCCGCCAACCCCCTACGAAGATGCCTTTCTGAGTGCCAGTGTTCAAGATCTTCAGGGGCGCTTCAATCTCAACTGGCTGGTGGCCGCAGAGGCTGATGGCTTCACCAGGCAACCAGACAGAGTCAAGGAGCTGGAACAGTTACTGGCCGTCATGCTTCCTGAACAGTCCAAAGCCAGCCGACTGGCCAGTGAAATGGCCGACTGGCTGGACAGCAACAATATCGTGGATGAGGCGGAAGGCGCGGAGGACCCGGAGTACCGTGACCGCCGCACCCCCAACATGCCCGCCGCTCATGAGAGTGAATTACGTGCATTGCTGAGCTTTGGCGCTACCGATATGCCGGAAGACCCAATGCTGTGGGGATTGCTGACCGCTTTGCCGCCCGGCACGACCCTTAATGTCAATACGGCCTCGCAACAGGTGCTCGATGCTGTGGTAGGCTCAATGGCAGGTCAGGAAGGCACGAAAGCGATTATGGAAGCACGTTCTGAGGAGCCTATTGCCAGTATCGATACGGTCCTTGCCTTACCGGCCTTTGCTGAACTGGAAGAAGACCAGAAGAATGCACTGAAAGCTCGTCTTGGGGTGGCCAGTGAGTATTTTCAGGTGATGGTGGATGTGGAAGTGGATGGCCAGCTAAGCAGGCTGGTAACACGACTCTATCGCGGGGGAGGTGAGGGTGAGCCAACGGCCGTCATCAGCCGCCAGGTCAGCCCATTGCTGACACCACTCGAACCCGCCTGTAATCCTTTCTACAATGCAGAATAA
- the gspL gene encoding type II secretion system protein GspL, translating to MSQAPLIYLYDIDELPLGGGSPALFQSARGSSAVLTTLDGACGAAAETGGPLRIILCASMVRLTQVELSRKQARHLDRVMPYLLEENLLDSPDALFFNARKGEGDEYLVTAIEQDLMNTLRERASVAGANLQSVEVDIECLASALPMVVQLPEGKNLIATRRDAYLVVDEHALNELGPLFGDTLADATQIDSDGSLFDLLRQHQGPQLMTGAYAPRKQSGQPGALAEWRPLLILAASILFLAVVGLRVQAWRYNVAAETALADAMKQYEQLFPGDKATSALTRQFQSRLSRLSSGGGAAGTSFFPMLVPVAEVLKKSSVEPKRLQYDQRQNNLLLDVSAKDYAQLEALQNALREQGAKASIANYRNAAQGVNARIKVEQPG from the coding sequence GTGTCACAAGCTCCATTGATCTATCTTTACGACATTGATGAGTTGCCCCTGGGGGGAGGCAGCCCGGCGCTGTTTCAGTCAGCAAGGGGCAGTTCTGCGGTGCTCACCACACTGGATGGAGCCTGTGGCGCTGCAGCAGAAACTGGCGGCCCGCTGAGAATCATACTTTGCGCCTCCATGGTGCGCCTGACGCAGGTGGAATTGAGTCGCAAACAGGCCCGTCACCTTGACCGTGTGATGCCCTACCTGCTTGAAGAAAATCTCCTGGATAGTCCCGATGCGCTTTTCTTTAATGCGCGCAAGGGGGAGGGGGATGAATACCTGGTGACCGCGATCGAGCAGGATCTGATGAATACCCTGCGCGAGCGGGCGTCTGTTGCCGGTGCCAACCTGCAATCCGTAGAAGTCGACATCGAGTGCCTTGCTTCGGCTCTGCCGATGGTCGTGCAGTTGCCAGAAGGCAAGAACCTGATTGCTACCCGCAGAGATGCGTATCTGGTGGTCGATGAGCACGCACTTAATGAGCTGGGGCCACTTTTTGGCGACACCCTGGCAGACGCTACCCAAATTGACTCTGATGGCAGCCTGTTTGACCTGTTGCGGCAGCATCAGGGCCCGCAACTAATGACCGGGGCCTATGCTCCGCGAAAGCAGAGTGGGCAGCCCGGGGCACTTGCCGAATGGCGCCCGTTACTTATTCTTGCCGCCTCAATTCTGTTTTTGGCCGTTGTCGGGCTACGAGTTCAGGCGTGGCGTTATAACGTTGCTGCTGAAACCGCCCTTGCGGATGCGATGAAGCAATACGAACAACTATTTCCGGGCGACAAGGCCACCTCGGCATTGACCCGTCAGTTCCAAAGCCGTCTTTCTCGCCTTTCCAGTGGCGGAGGGGCTGCCGGCACCTCTTTCTTCCCGATGCTGGTGCCCGTGGCCGAAGTGCTCAAGAAGAGCAGCGTTGAGCCCAAGAGGCTGCAATACGATCAGCGCCAGAACAATTTGCTTCTTGATGTCAGTGCCAAGGATTACGCTCAGCTGGAGGCACTGCAGAACGCCTTGAGGGAGCAGGGAGCAAAAGCGTCCATTGCCAATTACCGTAATGCCGCACAGGGTGTAAACGCGAGAATCAAAGTGGAGCAGCCAGGATGA
- the gspM gene encoding type II secretion system protein GspM produces the protein MSLATYQQQLQQRLTPLVQWYQSREPREQKVLQLLAAVFVVVLIYWLIWAPSVNARDQALQRYVSNTQTLEWINANAAAIRAASGGKASTLPRNWVGEVSRSANAYGLTLKNFTPDGNTSVRIQMEEQPAGQSILWLQSLQEKGVQITNLEMTPGDKSGTATVRATLQQ, from the coding sequence ATGAGTCTTGCGACCTATCAGCAGCAACTTCAACAGCGGCTGACTCCCCTGGTGCAGTGGTATCAGAGCCGTGAGCCCCGCGAGCAAAAAGTGCTTCAGTTACTGGCAGCAGTATTCGTTGTCGTATTGATTTACTGGCTAATCTGGGCCCCCTCGGTGAATGCCCGCGACCAGGCGCTTCAGCGCTATGTATCGAACACGCAAACACTGGAATGGATTAATGCCAACGCTGCAGCGATCAGAGCTGCTTCCGGGGGTAAAGCGTCTACATTGCCCCGCAATTGGGTGGGGGAGGTGAGTCGAAGTGCCAATGCTTACGGCCTGACGCTCAAGAACTTTACTCCCGACGGTAACACCTCTGTGCGCATCCAGATGGAAGAACAGCCAGCGGGCCAGAGTATCCTCTGGCTGCAATCCCTTCAGGAAAAAGGGGTGCAAATTACCAATCTGGAAATGACCCCGGGCGATAAATCAGGAACGGCCACCGTACGCGCCACATTACAACAATAA
- a CDS encoding alpha/beta hydrolase family protein: MRTLSTSECHNMVKTVTVRAVKPLRFLLLIPVLASMLMACSTTQLPVTNATRAPSAQEADYFQVRIHTRDGKKLAATVYQPALQAGQSAPLIIATHGFGGFRAKRPLSIYGKAILTGEAAIAAWKAGYWVVFYDQRGWGQSQGRVHMMDPEFEVDDLSKVIDWSLSHLPGISRLADGSPAIGMIGESYGGGLQSLASFTEPRLKALVPLASWHDLNSIAPNGEFRTAWGAVLLGAGGITSGFDIGEMFASPWNSAFDGTISADMAQMMYERSPASYCDKGQAPHADALFIQGFTDTLFPFQEAEKNYDCWRNAGRDARIIGLQSGHAMPWPLQKIRGGVPFFHTDDMVHCGEYEATTVDTIVGWWDEKLRGAESTVPEYCVNITEDRGLAIVDELPAANQFSVPREKVTVPLAGAFEWLMVPFDTGSDIFRAMWPGVDLRELKPNGGFGRPKFIPLYVARGDDELLLGKPRIDLRVAGASGGKSMPMFVGIGVQHANRRRVRVASEQLTPLTEKGIHRLELAAVSQPLKAGDRVGVVVYGFTAQFPLNSAFLARNATVKGDIWLPLTREEDVALVPERPF, translated from the coding sequence ATGCGAACGCTCTCCACATCCGAATGCCATAACATGGTGAAAACCGTGACAGTGCGCGCGGTGAAGCCACTACGTTTCCTACTGCTGATCCCCGTCCTGGCCTCGATGCTGATGGCTTGCTCCACTACTCAGCTGCCTGTGACCAATGCCACCCGCGCGCCCTCTGCCCAGGAGGCAGATTATTTTCAGGTTCGCATTCATACCCGTGATGGCAAGAAGCTGGCGGCCACCGTTTACCAGCCAGCGCTGCAGGCGGGCCAGAGTGCACCTTTGATTATCGCCACCCACGGATTTGGTGGGTTCCGGGCGAAACGTCCCTTGTCTATCTATGGCAAGGCGATACTGACGGGGGAAGCAGCCATCGCGGCTTGGAAGGCGGGCTATTGGGTCGTTTTCTATGACCAGCGAGGCTGGGGACAGTCACAAGGCCGCGTGCACATGATGGATCCTGAGTTTGAAGTGGATGACCTGAGCAAGGTTATCGACTGGTCTCTGTCCCATTTGCCCGGTATTTCCCGTCTTGCCGACGGCAGTCCTGCCATTGGCATGATCGGTGAATCCTATGGTGGTGGGCTGCAAAGCCTTGCCAGCTTCACTGAGCCTCGCCTTAAGGCGCTGGTTCCGCTTGCCAGCTGGCATGACTTGAACAGCATTGCTCCCAATGGAGAATTCCGTACCGCTTGGGGAGCGGTCCTGCTCGGCGCGGGAGGGATCACCAGCGGCTTCGATATCGGCGAGATGTTTGCCTCCCCCTGGAATAGTGCCTTTGACGGTACGATCAGTGCAGACATGGCGCAGATGATGTACGAGCGCAGCCCGGCGAGCTACTGTGACAAGGGTCAGGCTCCTCACGCCGACGCCCTCTTTATCCAAGGATTCACAGACACCCTCTTCCCTTTCCAGGAGGCGGAAAAGAACTACGATTGTTGGCGCAATGCGGGCCGCGACGCCCGTATTATTGGCCTGCAAAGCGGCCATGCGATGCCATGGCCGCTTCAGAAAATACGTGGCGGCGTCCCCTTCTTTCACACCGACGACATGGTCCATTGCGGCGAGTATGAAGCCACTACCGTGGACACCATTGTCGGTTGGTGGGATGAGAAGTTGCGGGGTGCGGAAAGTACCGTTCCTGAATATTGTGTCAATATCACCGAAGACCGTGGCCTTGCCATCGTGGACGAGCTCCCGGCCGCTAACCAGTTCTCTGTACCCCGTGAAAAGGTTACCGTCCCTCTGGCAGGGGCTTTTGAGTGGCTGATGGTTCCCTTTGATACGGGTTCTGACATTTTTCGTGCCATGTGGCCGGGGGTCGATCTACGGGAACTGAAGCCCAATGGTGGTTTCGGACGGCCCAAGTTCATCCCGCTGTATGTGGCAAGGGGGGATGATGAGCTGCTGCTGGGCAAACCCCGAATTGATCTTCGCGTCGCTGGCGCCAGCGGTGGAAAAAGCATGCCGATGTTTGTTGGCATTGGTGTTCAGCACGCCAATCGTCGACGCGTCCGGGTAGCCAGCGAGCAGCTGACACCACTCACTGAAAAGGGGATCCATCGCCTGGAGCTGGCTGCGGTCAGTCAGCCACTGAAAGCGGGTGATCGTGTTGGTGTGGTGGTGTACGGGTTTACCGCGCAATTCCCGCTCAACTCTGCGTTTCTTGCGCGCAACGCAACGGTGAAAGGTGATATCTGGCTACCGCTAACCCGGGAAGAAGATGTAGCGCTCGTTCCTGAGCGACCTTTTTAG
- a CDS encoding lipoprotein intramolecular transacylase Lit, with translation MAFGCGERSHDATSSFIILFVIEGDEMTKPAIKGQSAATLVWFAYAVISVMLAVLSSWALYSKANYGYPFWYQQLQIGEHIQQYGPQNRFKTGLELLPAEQHWKAFEQIRVAVHQHGKGLTGIVYQPPGWSPRPLLHAAEVQHLQDVANLIDRGRTLFWVLLILWIPVAMAACRLGMPPMQHRLAAAVIATGAVLAWLGIAGPTEVFYQFHLWLFPADHQWFFYWQDSLMSTLMKAPVLFGGIAAVIALGALLLLPAFYWLGLVAAAKIQRQKNRS, from the coding sequence ATGGCATTCGGATGTGGAGAGCGTTCGCATGACGCAACTTCCTCTTTTATTATTCTGTTCGTTATCGAGGGGGATGAAATGACAAAACCGGCAATCAAAGGCCAGAGTGCTGCCACTTTAGTGTGGTTTGCATATGCTGTCATCTCCGTAATGCTCGCAGTGTTGAGCAGCTGGGCCTTGTACAGCAAGGCGAACTATGGCTACCCATTCTGGTATCAACAGCTCCAGATTGGGGAGCATATTCAGCAATACGGACCACAGAATCGCTTCAAAACCGGGCTTGAGCTATTGCCTGCAGAACAGCACTGGAAGGCATTTGAGCAAATTCGCGTTGCCGTCCATCAACATGGAAAGGGGCTGACAGGCATTGTCTATCAACCACCGGGCTGGAGTCCGCGGCCACTGCTGCACGCTGCGGAGGTTCAACACCTTCAGGATGTGGCCAATCTGATCGATCGGGGACGAACACTCTTCTGGGTACTGCTGATCCTCTGGATACCCGTGGCCATGGCGGCCTGTCGCCTTGGCATGCCTCCCATGCAACACCGGCTCGCAGCTGCTGTCATCGCCACAGGTGCTGTGTTAGCGTGGCTTGGCATTGCTGGCCCGACTGAGGTTTTCTATCAGTTTCACCTCTGGTTGTTTCCAGCCGATCACCAATGGTTTTTTTACTGGCAGGACTCCCTGATGAGTACCCTGATGAAGGCGCCAGTGCTTTTTGGGGGCATTGCGGCCGTTATCGCCTTGGGGGCGCTGTTATTGCTGCCAGCTTTTTACTGGCTCGGTCTGGTCGCAGCGGCAAAAATACAACGACAAAAGAATCGTTCATGA
- a CDS encoding PEP-utilizing enzyme: MSIEVLTADKQGSENLQRWAAMGLPVPPSWRLHREDVLDVDSDDLVQKLRALPRMFDEDRYWVLQQGPMNPGSCRESLLNLDSDNALAAALRAIFRREQAPEHVIIQALPHQKAAGVLFTRHPLRQDLPHMVVEGVADGNSERQRIIFDEQGRLVHASHDRGSIAEAIPHQQILALHHALKQNFDRPQAGEWVYDGHRLWLLQTLPVGSLPAPREAWTRRAGTGLFVQAESPLWYTLAARWFKSSFWEPLVQKRGWDRLDKIEPYRRQHSHIYTNCAYFLALQDGHPGAFRHVPPAWQRLEPAATAPLYSSFQHTLDSVSLAAIARKVRHWQKPDATQEALWHSLMQLDALGERLSKIEGRLSYLVVPDMLVNEQAPLPLQALTTRTELNLLLDLAAGNSLLAKQSSLRPGSDPVHAPLVEKPAQASSLNACRRERRLLAGSRDISGPVALLRQARALRIALGNRFRVLLRDMGALVVNDGLLQHPDDIYFLYFDELWQLWMGLRLPASASHETIADRKLRYLDDSLQGAPDWKMDQIGYGFGGGQRISPLMRGQTLVAGKVEGPIRRVCSAWMLNRVQPGDIVVVDQVDASWLPWLLQAGGIVISQQDPANPAASLAVEFGIPAIWSASDVMHSVQDERTATLDAEQGTLELQTSHPVDTGEEDE, from the coding sequence ATGAGCATAGAAGTACTGACGGCAGACAAGCAGGGAAGTGAAAATCTGCAACGCTGGGCCGCCATGGGGCTACCCGTTCCTCCAAGCTGGCGTCTGCACCGCGAAGATGTTCTCGACGTCGACAGTGATGACCTGGTGCAGAAGCTTCGTGCCTTGCCTCGCATGTTTGATGAAGATCGCTACTGGGTGTTGCAGCAAGGGCCAATGAATCCGGGGTCTTGCAGGGAAAGTCTGCTCAATCTTGACTCTGACAACGCACTTGCGGCAGCTCTCAGGGCCATCTTTCGCAGGGAGCAAGCTCCCGAGCATGTCATCATTCAGGCGCTACCGCACCAGAAGGCCGCAGGGGTCCTGTTTACCCGTCATCCTCTTCGCCAGGATCTGCCCCACATGGTGGTAGAGGGGGTTGCTGACGGCAACAGTGAACGCCAGCGCATCATCTTTGATGAACAGGGGCGCCTTGTTCACGCCAGCCATGATCGAGGCTCAATAGCGGAGGCGATACCGCATCAGCAGATACTGGCCCTTCATCACGCGCTCAAACAGAATTTTGACCGGCCGCAGGCAGGAGAGTGGGTGTACGACGGTCATCGGCTCTGGTTACTACAAACACTACCCGTAGGTTCTCTTCCCGCTCCCCGTGAGGCCTGGACCCGACGGGCGGGTACAGGGTTGTTCGTTCAGGCTGAAAGCCCCTTGTGGTACACGCTTGCCGCGCGTTGGTTCAAGTCATCATTCTGGGAACCACTTGTTCAAAAGCGTGGTTGGGATCGCCTCGACAAGATCGAGCCCTATCGGCGCCAGCACAGTCATATCTATACTAATTGTGCCTATTTTCTTGCCCTGCAGGATGGGCACCCCGGGGCCTTCCGGCATGTCCCGCCTGCCTGGCAGCGTCTTGAGCCGGCAGCAACAGCCCCCCTATACAGTAGCTTTCAGCACACTCTGGATAGCGTCAGCCTGGCAGCGATCGCCCGAAAAGTGCGCCACTGGCAAAAGCCGGATGCGACCCAGGAAGCACTCTGGCACAGCTTGATGCAGCTTGATGCACTGGGCGAGCGCCTCAGCAAAATTGAGGGACGACTGTCCTATTTGGTTGTACCTGACATGCTGGTCAATGAACAGGCGCCACTACCGCTGCAGGCATTGACGACCCGCACCGAGTTAAATCTGTTGCTGGATCTTGCAGCAGGAAACTCGTTGCTGGCGAAGCAATCCTCACTTCGCCCTGGAAGCGATCCCGTGCATGCGCCATTGGTAGAAAAGCCGGCTCAGGCTTCCAGCCTGAATGCGTGTCGTCGTGAACGCCGCCTGCTGGCGGGCAGCCGAGACATTTCCGGACCTGTGGCCTTGCTTAGACAGGCAAGGGCACTCCGCATTGCTCTGGGTAACCGCTTTCGGGTGCTGCTCCGTGACATGGGAGCCCTGGTTGTCAACGACGGCCTGTTGCAGCACCCGGATGACATCTACTTTCTCTATTTTGATGAACTGTGGCAGCTTTGGATGGGGTTGCGGCTTCCTGCCAGCGCCAGCCACGAGACCATTGCAGACCGAAAGCTCCGATATCTTGATGACAGCCTGCAAGGGGCGCCTGACTGGAAGATGGACCAGATTGGTTATGGATTTGGTGGCGGTCAGCGAATCAGCCCCCTGATGCGCGGTCAGACCCTGGTGGCAGGCAAGGTTGAAGGGCCGATTCGACGGGTTTGCAGCGCCTGGATGCTTAACCGTGTCCAGCCCGGTGACATTGTGGTGGTGGATCAGGTGGATGCATCGTGGTTGCCCTGGTTGCTCCAGGCTGGAGGGATTGTGATCAGTCAGCAGGATCCGGCCAACCCCGCAGCGAGTCTCGCCGTGGAATTCGGCATCCCTGCCATCTGGTCAGCCAGCGATGTCATGCACAGTGTTCAGGACGAACGAACGGCCACGCTTGACGCAGAGCAGGGCACCCTCGAGTTACAAACCAGCCACCCCGTAGACACTGGCGAAGAGGATGAATAG
- a CDS encoding DUF2189 domain-containing protein — MDEKPRTKANGLPEDTRPFVAPCRTIDRAAPLRWLRKGWRDFCAAPRVSLIYGLIMVALSYLITGAALTFGNMGLYLSLITGFVFLGPILALNLYGISIQLQQGQEPSLRESFRQVRACIGDGLTFTVIMIVVFLVWARAANLIYIFYPVNEWHLENVLLFFGVGSSVGAMFSAIVFTASAFSLPMIMDRETDMVTGVITSANAVLRNKLALFVWASLIGVCLLAGLLTAYLGLMVLLPVLGYATWHAYRESIDASEWDARFELPPEDSEQ; from the coding sequence ATGGACGAAAAACCACGCACTAAAGCCAACGGTCTGCCTGAGGATACCCGGCCTTTTGTGGCTCCCTGCAGAACCATTGATCGCGCCGCACCGTTACGCTGGCTTCGCAAGGGCTGGCGTGACTTTTGTGCAGCACCGAGGGTCAGCCTGATCTACGGACTGATCATGGTAGCGCTCAGCTACCTGATTACAGGAGCCGCGCTGACTTTCGGTAACATGGGACTCTACCTCTCCCTGATTACCGGCTTCGTTTTTCTTGGTCCCATCCTCGCCCTCAACCTGTATGGCATCAGCATCCAGCTACAGCAGGGCCAGGAACCCTCATTGCGGGAAAGCTTCCGGCAGGTCAGGGCCTGCATCGGAGACGGGCTGACCTTTACCGTCATCATGATCGTGGTCTTTCTCGTTTGGGCGAGGGCGGCCAACCTGATTTACATTTTTTATCCGGTAAACGAGTGGCACCTTGAGAATGTTCTGCTGTTTTTTGGCGTTGGCAGCAGTGTCGGGGCCATGTTCAGCGCGATCGTCTTCACCGCCAGCGCTTTCTCTTTGCCCATGATCATGGATCGGGAAACAGACATGGTGACCGGTGTCATCACCAGCGCTAATGCAGTGCTACGAAACAAGCTTGCCCTGTTTGTCTGGGCCAGTTTGATCGGAGTCTGCCTGCTGGCCGGTTTGCTGACAGCCTATCTGGGACTGATGGTATTACTGCCGGTTCTGGGCTATGCCACCTGGCATGCCTACCGGGAATCGATTGATGCCTCGGAGTGGGATGCCCGGTTTGAGCTCCCGCCTGAAGACAGTGAACAGTGA